The following are encoded together in the Macadamia integrifolia cultivar HAES 741 chromosome 10, SCU_Mint_v3, whole genome shotgun sequence genome:
- the LOC122091869 gene encoding pentatricopeptide repeat-containing protein At5g43790 codes for MKAEKTVFNHPTIFLLEKCKTINALKQIHAQMITTGLILHTFPLSRILLVSSTLALTYALCIFNQIPRPSVFLFNTLISSSLTPNNNHTHLAFSLYFRILSDKTLRPNNFTYPSLFKACGSHPWLHHGLALHAHVFKFLEPSSDHFVHASLLNFYSKCGKLAQSRYLFDQIPNPDLATWNSILAAYARSTRDNGSGRDISNGNGDTSLSAEVLCLFNELQFSLVRPNEISIVALLDACADLGVLSQGIWAHAYVLRNNLSLNLFVGTALIDMYSKCGSVGLANQVFDQLPKKDTLCYNAMIRGLAIHGNGQHAVDLFSEMRNDGVRPDEVTFVVVMCACSHVGLVHEGRRCFESLTEVYGIEPKLEHYGCLIDLLGRAGQLKEAEEMVRIMPMKPNAVLWRSLLGASRVHGNLQLGELALTHLLQLEPETSGNYVLLSNMYASINRWDDVKRVRKVMKDQGIIKTPGCSLIEIDGAIHEFIMGDKTHPQSKEIYLKLEEMSRRLHTYGHRPSTKEVLFDIEEEEKEDALSYHSERLAIAFALIASNSTSPIRIIKNLRVCDDCHASTEIISKIYDTEIIVRDRNRFHHFRDGACSCHGYW; via the coding sequence ATGAAAGCAGAAAAAACGGTATTCAATCacccaaccatttttctcttagAAAAATGCAAAACTATAAATGCTCTGAAGCAAATCCATGCTCAGATGATAACAACGGGTCTCATTCTCCACACCTTCCCTCTCAGTAGAATCCTTCTTGTGTCCTCTACTTTAGCTTTAACTTATGCTCTCTGCATCTTCAACCAAATCCCACGTCCATCAGTCTTTCTCTTCAACACCCTCATCTCCTCCTCTCTCACTCCCAACAACAACCATACCCACCTAGCTTTCTCTCTTTACTTTAGGATCCTCAGCGACAAGACCCTCAGACCCAACAATTTCACTTACCCATCTCTCTTCAAGGCCTGTGGTTCTCATCCATGGCTCCACCATGGTCTTGCCCTCCATGCCCATGTCTTCAAATTCCTCGAACCTTCCTCAGATCACTTTGTCCAtgcttccttgctcaacttttACTCCAAATGTGGAAAATTGGCCCAATCTAGGTATCTGTTCGATCAAATTCCCAATCcggatttggccacttggaacTCTATCTTAGCTGCTTATGCTCGGAGCACCAGAGATAATGGTTCTGGAAGGGATATTAGTAATGGGAATGGCGATACGAGTTTGTCCGCTGAGGTCTTGTGCTTGTTCAATGAATTGCAATTTTCCCTAGTTAGGCCTAATGAAATCAGTATTGTTGCTCTACTTGACGCTTGTGCTGATTTGGGTGTTCTTTCTCAAGGAATATGGGCACATGCTTATGTCCTGAGGAATAATCTTAGTTTAAATCTCTTTGTTGGTACTGCATTGATCGATATGTACTCGAAATGTGGATCTGTCGGTTTAGCTAATCAGGTGTTTGATCAATTGCCCAAGAAGGATACACTATGCTACAATGCGATGATCAGAGGGTTGGCTATTCATGGTAATGGACAGCATGCTGTTGATCTTTTCAGTGAGATGAGAAACGATGGTGTGAGGCCTGATGAGGTGACCTTTGTGGTCGTCATGTGTGCCTGCTCCCATGTTGGGTTGGTTCATGAGGGTCGAAGGTGTTTTGAATCTTTGACAGAGGTTTATGGGATTGAACCAAAACTCGAGCATTATGGGTGCCTTATTGACCTACTGGGTCGAGCTGGGCAGCTTAAGGAAGCTGAGGAAATGGTTAGAATCATGCCCATGAAGCCTAATGCAGTCCTGTGGAGGTCTTTGCTCGGGGCATCTAGGGTCCATGGTAATTTGCAGCTGGGGGAGCTTGCACTGACACACTTGTTACAACTAGAGCCGGAGACTAGTGGGAATTATGTGCTATTATCAAACATGTATGCTAGTATTAACAGATGGGACGATGTGAAGAGGGTGAGGAAAGTGATGAAAGATCAGGGCATCATCAAAACACCTGGATGTAGCTTGATTGAGATTGATGGGGCCATACATGAGTTTATTATGGGAGACAAAACACACCCACAATCCAAAGAGATTTATTTGAAGCTTGAAGAGATGAGTAGGAGACTACACACATATGGTCATAGGCCAAGCACCAAGGAAGTGTTGTTTGACatagaagaggaggagaaggaagatgCCCTCTCCTATCATAGTGAAAGGTTAGCAATTGCTTTTGCTCTTATTGCATCTAATTCAACTTCCCCAATCCGGATTATAAAGAATCTCCGTGTATGTGATGATTGTCATGCAAGTACAGAAATTATTTCTAAGATATATGACACAGAAATAATTGTGAGAGATCGAAATCGGTTCCACCATTTCAGAGATGGGGCTTGCTCTTGTCATGGTTATTGGTGA